One stretch of Podospora bellae-mahoneyi strain CBS 112042 chromosome 2, whole genome shotgun sequence DNA includes these proteins:
- the SLX1 gene encoding Slx4p interacting protein (EggNog:ENOG503NZP6; COG:L) has product MTPQPRPIPALYCVYILRSTVRHSSLYIGSTPNPPRRLSQHNGVVKGGAVRTSRSSLRPWEMVALVSGFASSTAALKFEWALTNPHTSLHIPSESRLAFSTQRKRNGQPKRPPKSLSSILSNLHLLLSVPSFARWPLRVHFFKRDVHAAWGRWCGKVERELRGSLPVVTDFGEDEGAVVARASASEPLGVVGEGLDGDGGGEEVPTWGIYGLPLDYTPLKEYVAKGQDIFEFERQGSCVVCKEEIDPEEGGLYAVCSNEGCEGVGHLRCWGRYLLKSEEGGGEGAILPVGGRCPRCKGEVHWGTMMKELTLRVRGQKEVENLLKVKRKRAPRKKTAKTKETGEEDG; this is encoded by the exons ATGaccccccaacccagacCGATCCCCGCTCTCTACTGCGTCTACATCCTCCGCTCCACCGTCCGCCACTCCTCCCTCTACATCGGctcaacacccaacccaccccgcCGCCTGAGCCAGCACAACGGGGTCGTCAAAGGCGGAGCAGTGCGCACATCACGAAGCTCCCTCCGGCCATGGGAGATGGTCGCTTTGGTCTCTGGTTTTGCCAGCTCAACTGCCGCTTTGAAGTTTGA ATGGGCTCTAACAAACCCACACACATCATTGCACATACCCTCTGAATCTCGCCTTGCGTTTTCTACCCAGCGGAAGAGGAATGGGCAGCCGAAGAGACCGCCGAAGAGTTTGAGTTCGATTCTGTCAAACTTGcacttgttgttgtcggtgcCGAGTTTTGCGAGGTGGCCGTTGAGGGTACATTTTTTTAAGAGGGATGTGCATGCTgcgtgggggaggtggtgtgggaaggtggagagggaatTGAGAGGGAGTTTACCGGTTGTGAcggattttggggaggatgagggggctGTGGTGGCGAGGGCGTCGGCTTCGGAACCGTTGGGTGTGGtaggggaggggttggatggggatgggggaggggaggaggtgccgACTTGGGGGATATATGGCTTGCCGTTGGATTATACGCCGCTTAAGGAGTATGTGGCGAAGGGGCAGGATATCTTTGAGTTTGAGAGGCAGGGGAGTTGCGTGGTGtgcaaggaggagattgatcctgaggaggggggactATATGCTGTTTGCTCGAATGAGGGGTGTGAAGGGGTGGGACATTTGAGGTGTTGGGGAAGGTATTTGCTGAAaagcgaggagggaggtggagagggggcaATATTgccggtgggagggaggtgtcCGAGGTGTAAGGGTGAGGTACATTGGGGGACGATGATGAAGGAGTTGACGTTGAGGGTTAGGGGGCAGAAGGAGGTGGAAAATTTGCTGAaggtgaagagaaaaagggcACCAAGGAAAAAGACGGCGAAGACGAAGGAAActggtgaagaggatggttGA
- the sap61 gene encoding Pre-mRNA-splicing factor sap61 (COG:A; EggNog:ENOG503NU4F) codes for MLLEEQRYIHEDLERLEQGIADRMGDEPKQIRDRLNRDHEVSQLLDQIQKQSAILLSLYEDKAGERSKEILDISSGDPFKEFNAQYNKIKEHHGNYPSEQAENSEQWYKPRKGPDQPYIVESMFSGEEAYGRYFDLHTCHEAYLNLPNAKRLAYLQYLEVFDDFQPGKGGIKRADKLTDDYFKYLGDLASYLESFMRRTRPLENLDKVYEGWEKEFETAWEKDEVPGWQKEAAAAKKNAMSRNLSTSEAVWCEACEKEFKNENVYKGHLNGRKHIKAAEILAKWEETAAVGDSHAPVALAHRLRERAVAEREFRVRKLTSAMSTEKDDTRVNVERRQGMTERERAQELENFYNMSNTPQNQAPEEEENNDDDDKIYNPLKLPLAWDGKPIPFWLYRLHGLGQEFPCEICGNFVYRGRRAFDKHFNETNHITNLKRLGITNTYLFRDITSIAEAMRLWEKIQREEKKHHVDDGSVVQMEDAEGNVMPEKVYLDLQKQGLL; via the exons atgttgttggaggagcaaAGATACATCCATGAGGACCTGGAGCGCCTCGAGCAGGGAATTGCAGATCGCATGGGCGATGAACCAAAACAG ATCCGCGATCGCTTGAACCGTGACCATGAAGTCTCCCAATTGCTCGACCAGATCCAAAAACAGTCGGCCATCCTCCTATCCCTCTACGAAGATAAAGCCGGCGAACGATCAAAAGAAATCTTGGACATCAGCTCCGGTGATCCATTCAAAGAGTTCAACGCCCAGTacaacaagatcaaagaGCACCACGGGAACTACCCCAGCGAGCAGGCCGAGAATTCAGAACAATGGTACAAGCCGCGGAAGGGGCCCGATCAGCCATACATTGTGGAGAGCATGTTCTCGGGCGAGGAAGCATATGGACGATATTTCGATTTGCACACCTGCCACGAGGCGTACCTGAACTTGCCAAACGCGAAGCGCTTGGCCTATCTGCAGTACCTCGAGGTGTTTGACGACTTTCAGCCAGGGAAGGGCGGAATCAAGCGGGCAGATAAGTTGACGGACGACTACTTCAAGTACCTGGGTGACCTTGCTTCATACTTGGAGTCTTTTATGCGACGGACTCGCCCACTAGAGAACCTCGACAAGGTGTATGAgggctgggagaaggagtttgagacGGCATGGGAGAAGGACGAGGTGCCGGGGTGGCAAAAGGAAGCAGCGGCAGCCAAGAAGAACGCGATGTCGCGCAACCTTTCGACATCTGAGGCGGTGTGGTGTGAGGCCTGCGAGAAGGAGTTCAAGAATGAGAACGTCTACAAGGGGCACTTGAATGGGCGGAAACATATCAAGGCCGCCGAGATCTTGGCCAAGTGGGAGGAAAcagctgctgttggagaCAGCCATGCGCCTGTTGCGCTGGCGCATCGTCTGAGGGAACGCGCTGTTGCCGAGAGAGAGTTTAGGGTCAGGAAGCTCACTAGTGCCATGAGTACCGAAAAGGACGATACTCGTGTGAACGTGGAGCGACGGCAGGGTATGACAGAGCGCGAACGCGCCCAAGAGTTGGAGAACTTTTACAACATGTCAAACACCCCACAGAATCAAGCgcccgaagaggaggagaacaacgacgatgacgacaagatctacaaccccctcaaacttCCGCTGGCCTGGGACGGTAAGCCGATCCCCTTCTGGCTGTACCGTCTCCACGGCTTGGGCCAGGAATTTCCCTGCGAGATTTGTGGCAACTTCGTGTACAGAGGCCGTCGCGCGTTCGACAAGCACTTCAACGAGACGAATCACATCACGAACTTGAAGCGTCTCGGCATCACGAATACCTATCTGTTTCGAGACATCACCTCGATTGCGGAGGCCATGAGGCTCTGGGAAAAGATCcaaagggaggagaagaagcatcATGTGGATGACGGGTCAGTTGTGCAGATGGAGGATGCTGAGGGCAATGTCATGCCTGAGAAGGTTTACCTTGATCTTCAGAAGCAGGGTCTGTTGTAG
- the FAL1 gene encoding RNA helicase (EggNog:ENOG503NWJ1; COG:A) — translation MAEGGIDRKADEKLTFSTSKEVTVHPTFESMSLKESLLRGIYAYGYESPSAVQSRAIVQICKGRDTIAQAQSGTGKTATFSISMLQVIDTAVRETQALVLSPTRELATQIQSVVMALGDYMNVQCHACIGGTNVGEDIRKLDYGQHIVSGTPGRVADMIRRRHLRTRHIKMLVLDEADELLNQGFREQIYDVYRYLPPATQVVVVSATLPHDVLTMTTKFMTDPVRILVKRDELTLEGLKQYFIAVEKEDWKFDTLCDLYDTLTITQAVIFCNTRRKVDWLTDKMREANFTVSSMHGDMPQKERDSIMQDFRQGNSRVLISTDVWARGIDVQQVSLVINYDLPSNRENYIHRIGRSGRFGRKGVAINFVTTEDVRILRDIELYYSTQIDEMPMNVADLIA, via the exons ATGGCTGAAGGTGGTATTGATCGCAAGGCCGATGAGAAGCTCACGTTCTCGACCTCGAAGGAGGTCACGGTCCACCCAACTTTCGAGTCCATGTCATTGAAGG AGAGTCTCCTTCGTGGTATCTATGCCTACGGCTACGAGTCGCCGTCCGCCGTCCAGTCCAGAGCTATCGTTCAGATTTGCAAAGGTCGCGATACCATTGCCCAAGCCCAATCCGGTACTGGTAAAACGGCAACTTTCTCCATTAGTATGCTCCAAGTCATCGATACCGCTGTGCGCGAGACCCAGGCTCTTGTCCTTTCACCAACCCGCGAACTTGCGACACAGATTCAGAGCGTTGTCATGGCGTTGGGTGATTACATGAACGTGCAGTGCCATGCCTGCATTGGTGGAACAAACGTGGGCGAGGATATTCGCAAGCTCGACTACGGCCAGCACATCGTATCCGGCACCCCTGGCCGTGTTGCCGACATGATCAGACGTCGCCACTTGCGCACCCGCCATATCAAGATGTTGGTTCTGGATGAAGCCGACGAACTGCTCAACCAGGGTTTCCGGGAGCAGATCTACGATGTGTACCGCTACCTGCCACCCGCCACTCAGGTTGTGGTTGTGTCCGCTACTCTTCCCCACGATGTCCTTACCATGACGACCAAGTTCATGACCGATCCGGTTCGTATTCTCGTCAAGCGTGACGAGTTGACGCTCGAAGGCCTCAAGCAATACTTCATTGCCGTCGAAAAGGAGGACTGGAAGTTTGACACCCTGTGCGATCTCTACGATACCCTTACCATTACCCAAGCCGTAATTTTCTGCAACACAAGGAGAAAGGTCGACTGGTTGACAGACAAGATGAGGGAGGCCAACTTCACTGTCAGCAGTATGCACGGTGACATGCCACAAAAGGAGCGTGACAGCATTATGCAGGATTTCAGACAGGGCAACAGCAGAGTGTTGATCTCGACCGATGTGTGGGCTCGTGGTATCGACGTTCAACAAGTCAGTCTGGTCATCAACTACGACCTTCCCAGCAATCGTGAGAACTACATCCACCGCATCGGTCGTTCGGGCAGATTCGGGCGTAAGGGTGTCGCTATCAACTTCGTGACGACGGAGGATGTGCGCATCCTCCGCGATATCGAGT TGTATTACTCCACTCAGATCGACGAAATGCCCATGAACGTGGCCGACCTCATTGCTTGA
- a CDS encoding hypothetical protein (EggNog:ENOG502S025): MSSPSNITFPNLTSNPDESYQVNIIACAVITWVIGATFVGLRFYTRGILLHNILGAEDWLILLALVFAAATCAGLIEQAVYGLGKHTLDINPDLIIPMARAGWYTILYYLLTLLLTKLSLLLLYLRLLTYHHARYYVHLILLIVILTNGLWTLTTVLTACLPLPAFWDKATYPNAYCHPRPFWLGNTGLHIGTDILLYILPLPVIANLQMKPKQKAMLYGVFALGFFVCTISAVRLWDLVEQYSRSDFTFDNVSIAYLTCIEINAAIACACCMTLKPLVSKLFPRFFSGSNSDSLETLGDEAGPDDAGRVAEQKGRNPPTIGSKPSRRVGEQDRETWISMYQSQRDSDSLELQGRDIVEAEKGASQAIAEK, encoded by the exons ATGTCTTCTCCCAGCAATATCACCTTTCCAAAtctcacctccaaccccgaTGAGTCTTACCaggtcaacatcatcgccTGTGCCGTGATCACATGGGTTATTGGAGCAACATTTGTAGGACTGCGGTTCTACACCCGAGGGATCTTACTTCACAACATCCTCGGAGCAGAAGACTGGCTTATACTACTGGCATTGGTCTTTGCGGCAGCAACATGTGCAGGCCTGATTGAGC AAGCGGTTTACGGCCTAGGAAAACACACACTAGATATCAACCccgacctcatcatcccaatGGCGAGG GCAGGCTGGTACACAATCCTCTATTACCTCCTAACCCTCCTCCTAACcaaactctccctcctcctcctctacctccGCCTCCTAACCTACCACCACGCCCGCTACTACGTCCACCtaatcctcctcatcgtcatcctcaccaacgGCCTCTGGACCCTCACCACCGTTCTAACCGcctgcctccccctccccgccttctGGGACAAAGCAACTTACCCAAACGCCTACTGCCACCCACGCCCCTTCTGGCTAGGGAACACGGGCCTCCACATCGGCACCGATATCCTTTTatacatcctccccctccccgtaATCGCCAACCTGCAAATGAAGCCAAAACAAAAGGCCATGCTATACGGTGTTTTCGCTTTGGGTTTCTT TGTCTGCACAATATCGGCAGTCCGCCTATGGGACTTGGTCGAGCAATACTCCCGCTCCGACTTCACCTTTGACAACGTCAGCATCGCCTACCTAACCTGCATCGAGAtcaacgccgccatcgccTGCGCGTGCTGCATGACGCTCAAGCCGTTGGTCAGCAAGCTGTTCCCGAGGTTCTTTTCCGGGTCCAATAGCGACAGCTTGGAAACGCTAGGGGATGAAGCTGGGCCTGATGACGCTGGCAGAGTCGCGGAGCAAAAGGGAAGGAATCCGCCTACTATTGGGTCGAAGCCTTCACGGAGGGTGGGCGAGCAGGATAGGGAGACGTGGATTTCAATGTACCAGAGTCAGAGGGATAGTGACAGTTTAGAGTTGCAGGGGAGGGACATCgtggaggctgagaagggggcgTCGCAAGCAATAGCAGAGAAATAA
- a CDS encoding hypothetical protein (EggNog:ENOG503P3JT; COG:T) — translation MPRVWATLPTYFHEYLIPTPLMRKFAVQLILVLHFAHASNIRQPNIMIKFQDISLIKSEFPIDHPTPTQNRTKAKYTPILNRSVIPPVGYHKLRDHLAKILNHFGCFSKELLAQGDAETVNSIFEGEGRIKGVKSTGVPPLEHENGGADCGGMR, via the exons ATGCCTCGTGTTTGGGCCACTCTCCCTACTTACTTCCACGAGTACCTCATTCCCACCCCCTTGATGAGGAAGTTCGCTGTCCAGCTCATACTCGTACTTCATTTTGCCCACGCAAGCA ATATCAGACAACCCAACATCATGATCAAATTCCAAGATATATCCCTCATCAAGTCTGAATTCCCCATCgaccacccaaccccaacacaaaACCGAACCAAGGCAAAATACACTCCGATCCTAAACCGTTCCGTA ATACCACCTGTTGGGTATCATAAGCTCAGAGACCACCTAGCGAAAATTTTAAACCATTTTGGATGTTTTTCTAAAGAACTGCTTGCTCAAGGAGATGCCGAGACCGTGAATAGCATATTCGAAGGAGAGGGACGAATCAAGGGGGTCAAATCGACAGGTGTGCCACCATTAGAGCACGAAAATGGTGGTGCGGACTGCGGCGGAATGAGATAA
- a CDS encoding hypothetical protein (EggNog:ENOG503NXDP; COG:E; COG:G; COG:P) produces MESTHQPADPIAKGIVPTAKQGIRDLFNFKQRIVVTDHLGHTRTEWARPIPLKNPISLLAQLSARDWLFFIVGFAAWTADAFDFHALSIQQKKLADYYGTTKTEISTAITLTLLLRSIGAAMFGLAGDKWGRKWPMVFNMIVLGVLQIATIYSSTFQQFLAVRALFGLFMGGVYGNAIAMALENSPVDARGLMSGILQQGYSLGYVCAACANLGVGGATESWKTVFWIAAAISIFVGLVRCLFPESRQFIEARAAGKAQANPSAFWKETRVMLAQEWKMCVYCIILMTWFNYYSHTSQDSYTTFMLTQKELENAGASRASIIMKAGACVGGTIIGYISQWFGRRRTIIVASLISMALIPAWILPTDEGGLSASGFFMQFFVQGAWGVIPIHLNELSPPAFRSSFPGITYQLGNMISSPSAQIVNAIAESTFVVSASGKMVEAYGPVMGIATAIIAFGIATWVAVGPEKRGREFEKVLPAGMNIMQEGTRVNDLESGSASNDEGKGETSELETVQTKGLSEK; encoded by the exons ATGGAGTCAACGCATCAGCCAGCTGATCCCATCGCCAAGGGAATTGTTCCTACAGCAAAGCAAGGCATAAGGGATTTATTCAACTTCAAGCAACGAATCGTCGTCACAGATCACCTTGGTCATACAAGGACAGAATGGGCGCGTCCGATCCCTCTCAAGAACCCCATCAGCCTGTTAGCCCAGTTATCAGCGCGCGATTggctcttcttcatcgtcggctTCGCAGCCTGGACAGCCGATGCCTTTGACTTCCACGCTCTTTCGATTCAGCAAAAGAAACTGGCTGATTACTATGGCACGACAAAGACCGAAATATCTACCGCCATCACGCTCACACTGCTGCTTCGATCAATAGGCGCGGCGATGTTCGGCCTCGCTGGTGACAAGTGGGGACGGAAATGGCCCATGGTGTTCAACATGATTGTATTGGGTGTGTTGCAGATTGCCACAATCTACAGCAGCACGTTCCAGCAGTTTTTGGCTGTCAGAGCCCTGTTTGGCTTGTTCATGGGCGGAGT CTACGGCAATGCTATCGCCATGGCCCTAGAGAACAGCCCAGTCGACGCCCGCGGTCTCATGTCTGGAATCCTCCAGCAAGGATACTCGCTCGGATATGTGTGCGCTGCTTGTGCCAATCTGGGTGTTGGTGGCGCGACGGAGAGCTGGAAGACAGTCTTTTGGATTGCCGCCGCTATTTCGATCTTTGTTGGCCTCGTGCGTTGTCTCTTCCCCGAGTCTAGGCAGTTCATCGAAGCTCGCGCTGCTGGCAAGGCGCAGGCAAACCCCTCTGCGTTCTGGAAGGAAACACGGGTGATGCTTGCGCAAGAGTGGAAGATGTGCGTTTATTGCATTATTCTGATGACGTGGTTCAACT ACTACAGCCACACCTCCCAAGACAGCTACACGACCTTTATGCTGACGCAGAAGGAGCTCGAGAACGCTGGAGCCAGTCGGGCAAGTATCATCATGAAGGCCGGCGCTTGCGTCGGAGGGACCATCATCGGGTACATCTCCCAGTGGTTCGGCCGCCGCAGAACAATCATCGTCGCGTCGCTCATCAGCATGGCGCTCATCCCTGCGTGGATTCTCCCCACAGATGAAGGCGGTCTTTCAGCAAGCGGCTTCTTCATGCAATTCTTTGTCCAGGGTGCCTGGGGCGTGATTCCCATCCATTTGAATGAGCTCTCGCCACCTGCCTTCCGCTCATCCTTCCCAGGTATCACCTACCAACTCGGCAATAtgatctcctccccatcagcgCAGATCGTCAATGCTATAGCCGAGAGCACGTTTGTTGTGAGTGCTTCTgggaagatggtggaggCGTATGGTCCCGTGATGGGCATCGCGACGGCGATTATCGCTTTTGGGATCGCGACGTGGGTTGCGGTTGGGCCGGAGAAGCGCGGGAGGGAGTTCGAGAAGGTGTTGCCGGCGGGGATGAATATTATGCAGGAGGGGACAAGGGTGAATGATCTTGAGTCTGGGTCGGCGAGTAATgatgaggggaagggggagactAGTGAGTTGGAGACGGTGCAGACTAAGGGGTTGAGTGAGAAGtaa
- a CDS encoding hypothetical protein (COG:O; EggNog:ENOG50KOG0800) → MYDDNDDNDDDSDGPNHIQEYYDGFDQYPPETRSMLQVAISIKRTRAGDIFHMLVTAGPLMGLRLFVINRPSCVGPTLGMLMTKFADQHVGSSTPDCPERFLTSPFYAPVISPRIEALHTQTTPPFTRDPTRRYGLTQPTIYTALGGNKNFMTWQHAMLYYILYQNVDHHLDGLIPSPTDIPQEQIPENMMQMDAYLAGRHYIPPSDIPEAITNALDTREINPEEEGVSCIICMENVEEGEEGAQIRICSHDSFHKGCLTTWLRMRNTCPYCRARVYKRSDLVDSMAWLGRAPARLGFIDWQRFHPGEIPWFASPAPPEAPAPSGEEGVRLGEPL, encoded by the coding sequence ATGTACGATGACAatgacgacaacgacgacgacagcgacggcCCCAACCACATTCAGGAATATTACGATGGCTTCGATCAGTACCCTCCAGAGACAAGGTCCATGCTACAAGTTGCCATCAGCATCAAGCGCACACGCGCCGGCGATATCTTTCACATGCTTGTCACCGCCGGCCCTCTCATGGGTCTTCGACTCTTCGTCATCAACCGACCATCATGTGTCGGACCGACTCTTGGCATGCTGATGACAAAGTTCGCCGATCAACACGTCGGCTCAAGTACCCCGGATTGCCCAGAGAGATTTCTCACCTCGCCTTTCTATGCACCGGTCATCTCCCCCCGCATCGAAGCGCTCCATACCCAAACGACTCCACCATTCACTAGGGATCCAACCCGTCGGTACGGGCTGACCCAACCAACCATTTACACGGCCCTCGGTGGAAACAAAAATTTCATGACTTGGCAACACGCCATGCTGTACTACATCCTCTATCAAAACGTCGACCATCACCTCGACGGGTTGATCCCCAGCCCTACCGACATCCCTCAAGAGCAGATACCGGAAAACATGATGCAGATGGATGCGTACCTTGCCGGAAGACATTACATCCCGCCGTCGGACATTCCAGAAGCAATCACCAACGCCCTGGACACCAGAGAGATCAACcccgaggaagaaggagtgTCTTGCATTATCTGCATGGAGAATgtcgaggaaggcgaggagggagcacAGATCAGAATCTGCTCTCACGATTCCTTCCACAAGGGCTGTCTCACCacctggttgaggatgaggaacaCGTGTCCCTATTGCAGAGCGAGGGTTTATAAGAGATCTGATTTGGTTGACAGTATGGCATGGCTGGGAAGAGCTCCCGCACGGTTGGGGTTTATTGATTGGCAGCGGTTCCACCCTGGAGAGATTCCTTGGTTTGCTTCCCCCGCGCCACCCGAGGCTCCTGCTCCAtcaggtgaagaaggagtcAGGCTTGGAGAACCATTGTAA
- a CDS encoding hypothetical protein (EggNog:ENOG503PQQZ), which translates to MPSWPNMVSLPVDQTPSHRRTPEPSQNPTSCHDAPSITQNCRHSCPDTSTNDNIKRLDFSVALAGDWKDRIPRRLPETPSYAKTKSHDSKPVDANQNYLTCLSSKISALTLNPDSSHPPGHRSDIELSIAMAVHEKACFTTDQLGDAGGTVDSSRAEHDNQPSNSMTKSAITTRATKRMKRKRNSTADDDQEEDEEGDGDDPRRSDGKETPPSNRPMACPYRKWDKRKFNYHEYPKCTKSFRNLTDVKEHIKKEHVLAPSELPSHRRQGFENGINQYAVDQLRDRKGPTKIHEWPRLWVFLFSDDTNIPSSDYEPCQVFESNEVTDMMNQLAGHFGPPNLGTDTAIRNIQSAYLTNRNTVTHVTGAPKRKKDGKQKARHLNTGAQGTQQATSLANGRYQKLASRAADDNTPARSEDFTTAEEDGSLPPTSACIHAFPDEPPTNGGSSFIMSSHASPVRRSARLTSQPAHSVYPPVPELWNSLQHFPGYGADFGWTSNARSIDQDMTENGNQV; encoded by the exons ATGCCATCCTGGCCTAACATGGTCTCACTACCAGTTGACCAGACACCTTCACATCGAAGAACACCAGAACCTTCTCAAAATCCTACAAGCTGCCATGACGCGCCTTCCATTACTCAGAACTGCCGACATTCATGCCCCGATACTAGCACGaacgacaacatcaagcGGCTTGATTTCTCAGTCGCTTTGGCCGGGGACTGGAAGGATAGGATTCCTCGTCGACTCCCAGAAACGCCATCATATGCAAAGACCAAGAGTCACGATTCAAAGCCCGTGGACGCCAATCAAAACTATCTGACATGCCTGTCATCGAAGATTTCCGCGTTAACTCTCAACCCTGACTCTTCACACCCGCCAGGCCATCGATCCGATATTGAGCTCTCAATTGCTATGGCCGTTCATGAGAAGGCATGCTTCACGACAGATCAGCTAGGCGACGCGGGTGGCACCGTAGACTCCTCACGTGCAGAACACGATAATCAGCCGTCGAACTCGATGACCAAGTCGGCCATCACAACACGAGCCACGAAGAGAATGAAACGCAAGCGTAACTCTACAGCCGATGATGaccaagaagaggacgaagaaggtGACGGCGACGATCCGCGTCGCAGCGACGGGAAAGAAACGCCCCCATCAAACCGTCCGATGGCTTGTCCTTATCGTAAATGGGATAAAAGGAAATTCAACTACCACGAGTATCCCAAATGCACAAAGAGCTTCCGCAACCTCACCGATGTCAA GGAACatatcaagaaggagcaCGTTCTGGCTCCATCTGAACTACCAAGTCATCGTCGCCAGGGCTTTGAGAACGGTATCAATCAGTATGCGGTAGACCAACTCAGGGACAGAAAAGGTCCCACGAAGATACACGAATGGCCGAGGCTGTGGGTCTTTCTTTTCAGCGATGATACCAACATTCCCAGTTCTG ACTACGAACCTTGCCAGGTGTTCGAGTCAAACGAGGTGACGGATATGATGAATCAGCTTGCCGGCCACTTCGGACCCCCTAACCTAGGCACCGACACTGCCATAAGAAACATTCAGTCCGCATACCTTACAAATCGAAACACAGTAACCCATGTGACTGGAGCTCCGAAACGGAAGAAGGACGGGAAACAAAAGGCCAGACATCTCAACACAGGCGCGCAAGGAACTCAACAGGCCACCAGCCTCGCCAACGGCAGGTATCAGAAACTTGCATCCAGAGCCGCTGATGACAACACTCCTGCGCGCTCCGAGGACTTCACaacggccgaggaggatggctcACTacctccaacctcagcaTGCATCCATGCTTTTCCCGACGAGCCACCCACAAATGGTGGTAGTTCCTTCATCATGAGCTCCCATGCCAGCCCAGTTAGACGCTCAGCTCGGCTTACTTCCCAGCCGGCTCACAGTGTCTACCCCCCCGTTCCTGAACTGTGGAATAGTCTTCAGCACTTCCCCGGATATGGCGCGGACTTTGGCTGGACATCCAACGCTCGTAGCATTGACCAAGACATGACCGAAAACGGTAACCAGGTCTAG